The genomic segment CTGaaaatgcaggtttttttctttcctaatTGCACATAATGTTGAACAAGGTGAAGAGGCACTAAACACTTTTGTGGCAAATTATCACATCAAAGTTATatcctactttttttcttcacctaATCTCAGtgtttttcccacttttaaagaaGTGTTGCGCCGCTATCATTTTTCCTGCCTGTGGTATTGGCTTTAccaatattacattaaaaaaactatttttttctttaaatatgaaATTCTTGCAAAGTAAAATCATCACTTTCATGgcttaactcattgactgaaTATTCATCCGCTGCCACATTCcctcttcaaatggattggacgtctaccattGATGAATTAATTAATGAGAAGTTGCATCTcgacaatagaaaaaaaattacatacatATTACAGAGGAATCGGCGAACACTGATTTTCTGATCTCAAGTTTTGAACAGATTCATGAACTGCTTTGCAATGCAACCGATCACTAATCCAAGTTTTGTGCCTTTCCTTTTTGCCACTGTTCATTTGCTTTACTCCAGAAGAAAGTCATGTGATAACGATGAGCTCGTCGTCATCCGCTCCCAGTGACCATTTCAATAAATTCAAGTTTGGTTCTTGTTTTTTAGTGCTCtgtgtttgttttgggtttctttttttatggtggccaacAATCTGGTGACTGAACTCAAAGGTTGCCCCATTTCACAGACGCTATCACAACCTGTTCAAAGTTCCTCATGTGGAAAACAAGTTGTTACACCTGTAGGAcgtcaaaatggaaaaaaagaagagcacATGTAATGTTCGTTAGTTGCACTTGCGagattttcagaaaaaaaatatatacacacatacacacatacacttatacatacacatacacatatagtatatgtgtatatgtcatatacacatatacacatatacacatatacacatatacacatattcacatatacacatatagacatatacacatatacacatacacacatatacacctatacatacacatatacagtcAACATCTACATATGCTGTACTGTATGATCATATCATGTCAGCCTTCCCAGTTGAGATGGATTTGCACTGTTAATGAAAGTGGATCTACATATACTATTTAAAGGGtactgtacatatacatgtatacatataaatacatccTGTATGTGTCATGTGTCCATTTGAATGTACCTGTGTGCTACTTGCTTCATGGCACATTGTTTCCAGGGCAACTTCAGCGTTTGCTGTCCACACCTCCACAGACGGCTTTAATGAGAAAGCCGCTCTGCCCTGAAGGCTAAATTAAAGACGGCGACACATACGGGCAGATGGACATTAAAACTCAGACACACACTTTCCACCAATGGGAGCCTGGATCACCCACTGCAAAATGAAGGCAAATCGAATCAACTTAGGTGAGTTTGCTTCTTTTTATATCCTTACCTGTCATGCTTTTATTGAATCTGGGGAGAACACTGCGGACGCTTCACGGGGCGTTCTTCCAATAAGATTGTTAGAAGATGTATCGTTTTTCATCACGATGCTGTAAAAATTGGTTTTCCTCTTCATTTCAGCGGTCTATGTCTTAACCCGTTCGAAGTCAGTGCGCAGCTATACAAAAGTTATCCATAGCTAGACTCaatgttgtggtagttagtaaaagagGGAAATATTGATTGGCGGCAATAGACGCTCAGTCCATTTCAAGGAAACAATCATTTGATCTGAGTTGATAAAAGGCAGGAGCTATAATATCAATCTCCACTTTAATGAAGGCTCTTGCCTCTACTAAAGCAGTTTGAAAACACAGCTTGTTTGTTAagcttgtttattttggagtgATTTAACTCTTTTGGACCTCCGCAGAATTTTGACCTTGTTCATCAGTTGGTGATCTCATTAGGGTTACCGTAGCCACTAACCCTTAATCAGACAATTAGGCCATGCGTCGAGTTCCACGGCCCACGCTCACATAAAAACAGTCTCTAGTCGCAAGTAAAAACCTATTGGCCGTCAATGGCTTCTTGGGAGGAGAATATCGTAACCTTTTGGGATACCACGTATGTCACCGTATGGGTATATTGTTCCAGCACTGGTGGTGACACAAGCGAGCCCGCTGATTAGCCGTCAACCTTTGTATGTGTGAACATGAGGTAGGAGGGTGGAGCTCGGCGGTAACACAAGTGCAGAGGGAAGATTGTCTTAGCAGGTTTACAAGGATCACTCCACTTCAATGCTCCACTCTAAGGGCTGTGGTCATTTCTCGCCAGTCCTCCTGTAAAATGGACATCTTTTCAAAAATGGCAATATTTCCTTCCCACTGAGACCAACTCACCTTTCACTTTATGTGGATTTTTTAGGGAGAGGGGAGCAGGATAAACTTCTTTCAGCATGCCGGAATATCCATCTCATTCCATAATTCGGTATTTCCTTCTGCCTTTGTTGTCGTTGAACACTTGGCACAGAGTAGACGGTTCCATCGGTGAAGGCAGGCAGATGTGGCAGAAACCCAAGCCCACTCCTATCGGTCTAGAAGATGCCTTTTTGCACGGTACTTTCCCCCCGGGATTTCTCTGGGGAACTGGGACATCGGCCTTCCAGACTGAAGGTTCCTCGGGACGGGATGGAAGGGGTCCATCGATCTGGGACCGTTTCACGCAATCCAAAACAGCCGATGACGGCTACGCTCGCTGGGCGGAAGATGTGCGAGGACTTGAGTTTCTAGGGGTGAAATCCTACTCTTTCTCCCTCTCGTGGCCGAGACTCTTCCCCGACGGCAATGCCAGCGGTCCCGCAAATCAACTGGCCGTGGAGCACTACGGCCGTCTCATTGAAGGGCTCCTGGAAAAGAAAATTGAGCCCATGGTGACCATTCATCATTGGGATCTGCCGCTGGTCCTGCAGGAGGTCTATGGAGGGTGGAAAAACCCAAGGCTGATTGAATTTTTTGGGGACTACGCCGACTTTTGCTTTCGTACGTTCGGGAAACGTGTCAGATACTGGCAGACCATGCATAACCCATATCTGGTGGCCGTGCAGGGTTACGGCGTGGGCGTCCATGCTCCTGGGGAGACCGGGGGGGTTGCGGCATCTCTGGTTGTGGCTCACAATTTGATCAGGGTAAGTCGCCAATCACCTgtttaaatgcacttttttcctctctcttaaTTTAGCCACCAAGGGACCCCCGCAGTGTTTATTTTCTTCACCAGCAATAGGTTGTTTTATGAGACATGAGGTGTCCAAAGTCTATCTTGTCGGTGCATTGCATCTCAATCGTAATCACTCATGTTTTGTCgcacatatggaaaaaaaaagatcattatcGGACACCTGTTAGGTTATCATCAGTCACTCAGTAGGTTCAGCTGGAGTGGGGGAGTCTTTttaccaacacacacaaacatatagaGTACCGTGCATGATTTTGGGATATTGGAGGAAACttgagtacccgtagaaaacccacacaaatttGTATTTACATCCTATTGGATTCtaactaggttttttttttttgcaggcacaTGCCAAAGCCTGGCACATCTACAACACGGAGTACCGCCCCACTCAGAAGGGTAGCGTTTCCATTGTTTTGGGTTCCCATTGGGTGGAACCTCAAAAAGGACAAAGCACAGCCACCAACGTTGATCTTTGTCAACAGTCCATGGAAGCCGTTCTCGGTTGGTTCGCGCAGCCCATTTTAGGGGATGGCGATTATCCGGCTTCTCTCAAAACAAAGCACGGCAACCTTCTGCCGGCATTTTCTACCAAAGAGAAGCTTTGGGTGAAGAACACGTCTGACTTTGTGGCCCTGTCCTTTGGCCCGAACAACTTCCGTCTGGGCCGCAACCTATCCCACTTTGGTCAAGCCGTGTCTCCGGATCTGAGACGCGTCCTGGGCTGGATAAAGCTGGAGTATGGGGACTTGCCAATTGTGGTGGCTGAAGGTGGATGGTTTTCAGAAGCGAGTGTGGAAAGAGAAGACACAGTGGCCATTTACCTGATGAAGAGATTTATCAATCAGGTTTTACAAGGTAAATGTCCATTTCATTCATACTGCTTTAAACAAAGTCATTTGTTTCTTAGAGCCGTGTACTCTATGAGACTGAACAGCAGCTTTTGAAAGTAAATATTGACCCCCCACCTTACTCGCCCCATTACTTTAAGTTACACATTTAAAACGGAATCTCATCATGAGGTTGGCTTTGTTGAATAAAGTACCCCAttaaatgcaacttatactctGGTGTGACAtactatgtatgtttttgttttttgtactttatactcccaagtgaaaaaaaatagtgtctGTGAGATTGCAGGTGAGCAGGAGCCTCGGACACCACTTCAACACCCCCCTTCCCCCTTTCAACACTCATGTAATTTCATCTTGTGAATGTCCTGTTTTGTGTTCCAGCCATCAGGTTAGATGGAGTTCAGTTGCTAGGCTACACGGCGTGGTCTCTGCTGGACGGTTTTGAATGGAACTACGGCTACACAATCCGCCGGGGCCTTTTCTATACGGACTTCACTCATCCCAATGGCAACAGGACGGCCAAAACAAGTGCTCAGTACTACAAACAGCTTATCGCCAACAACGGCTTCCCCCAAGTGGAGCCCTCGATAGAAGTTAGAGGGCGTTTCCCCTGTGATTTTCACTGGGGTATTGCGGACTCCACCTTACAGGTACGACCGCAATGACTTGCAGAGAAGGACTCAAGTAGAACACAGACAGATAATTGATGTTTGGCTGTTTTTTGTCAGGCCCGCTTTTACCCATACTCCCCCCAGTTTACAGATCCCCACGTTTACAGCTGGAACCGGACAGGAGACGGATCATTGCGTGTGATCCCGGGTGTGAAGCTTCACACGAACCGTTCCCAGTGTACCGACTATCTGGCCATTCGGAGTCACCTTTACCTGTTTGCATCGACCGGGGCCACGCACTACCGCTTTGCTCTGAACTGGTCTCTGATTTTACCAAATGGAGACCTCTCCAATGTCAATGTCAAAGCTCTGAGGTAAAAGTGCGGAATTGCAACTTTGGGTTTTTCATGAATGATCTTCGACTGCCGTCATTTGGGTTCATGGGGTAAATATCATTTTCGCACTAGTCTCGAAAGTAATAGAGGATATTTTGACtatgtctgccattgacggagttagatgtccaatctagtgGGACGGTGGGGCCGaatgaacatttattcattcacttcAAACCATCCCATTTctaatagattggatgtctgcTCATGATAAACAATTGGATGGGAGGATGCATCCTGGCCAGAAAAGgaacaaatataattttttaaactcatttgttgcctagaaaatactacaaatgaTTTACTATGGATATTCCGTCGTAATGGCTCTGACTTGTATAACTGATCAAAAATGTGGAGTAGTATTGATCCATGTCATTCCTCATATATGGCATTGTTACACCTGTGTTGACAAGGTACTACCGCTGCGTCCTCACCGAGCTAAAGAAACTGGATTTGGTGGCCCTGGTGATCCTCTACTATCCGACGCACAAGGCTCCGAATCTGGGCTTGCCTGGCGCTCTGCACGCGTCCGGAGGTTGGCTCAACTACAGCACGGTGGAAGCCTTTGGGCAATACGCGGCGCTTTGCTTCCAGGAGCTCGGCCCTCGGGTCCGTTACTGGATCACGGTCAACGAGCCTAACAGACTGACGGATATTTATTCCGACGGGAACGAGCGGCGCCGGGCTGCCCGAAACCTCCTTTTGGCACACGCCAAAGCCTGGCGGCTCCACAAACAGAAGTACCCAGATCAGCGGGGGGCTTGGGTGTCACTGGCGCTACACGCCGATTGGGCCGAACCCGCAAACGTTTTCCTTCTGGAGTCGCACGCCACGGCGGTGGAGGGGTTCCTTCTTTCTGAACTGGGTCGTTTCCTGGACCCGTTGCTAAAGGTCGGAtatgaggagaagaagaagagccaTCGGGCAGAGGCACCGAGAGAGACATCCCACCATTTGGAGCGAGACGAGTCCTTTCCTACTTTTACGAAAATTGAGAGAGAGGAACTCCGAGGTGCCCTGAGTTTCATCGCGTTGAATCATTTCACCACCCGCCTGGTCTCCCCTTTGCCGAATAACACGCAGCAAAAACAAGGTGGCAATCACGGCTGCCTGATCTTATCTGATCCCACCTGGCCCTCCTCACATTTGGGCCAAGCTCTCGTCCCTTGGGGGCTCCGGAAGATCTTGAACTGGGTGACTCAACGTTACGGAAACGCTTTGCCCGTCATCGTCACGGGCAGCGGAGTGGATGATCAGGCTCTTTTCCAGGATCAAATGAGGCTACACTATCTTAAAAGTTACTTGCAGGAGGCTCTTAAAGGTTAGCCTTTTCATTTTCAGGTACAGTCAACACCTGCTtcattttgtggtatttttcaCTCGGTTTTGATAGGGAGGGCCGAATGAGTTGAACGTCCagtgtcgtcaatggcactgaaatattaGTTTCCAATCTTCCTGATAGTATTTTGACTTGATCTAAGAAGGAGGGCTCCAGAAATACATGTTATGGCATGTCTTGCGCTGTTAAATGTACCTTTCTGTGATGATGTTGAATCTCAGGTGTAGCTCAGCAAGCAATATActatattttatggctatattGCCGCCTTCTTTAAACTCCAGAGGAACCATAAAGCTGATTACAGAGTGGGGGAGGAGAGAAACAATGGAGAGATGAACTAGATTAAATTTCAAACTTTGCCCTTTATAGCCGTTTGACGGCGAGCAGAATAGTGTCCCGATAACGATTCCCCCAACGGCAGATACTCTGCTGAAACCACATTTTTGTTGCATCGGTACCGATACTAGTATCAAATCGGTGCAACACTACAGTAGACCCGGGGTTATTTAATCATCTAATAATATTACATTCAGCATTGTACAAACGCTAAATAAATGTTCCTGCCTGCACATGTTTGTCCAGCACACCAGTTGGATGGAGTCAACCTGCGAGGTTTCTATATGTGGAAGCTGCAGGATGATCATCTACCCAAGTACGGTTTGTTCAGCTCTACCCAGCAACAATCCAAAGCCAAGGCATCCATCGACGTCTACAGACAAATCATCGGTCAATGGGGGTTCCCCGAAGACGACGCCCCTCACACTTGCCGTTTCGGAAACGTCCGGCCGGCGTGCTGCGTATGCGAGTGGGTGTCCGACAACAAGGCCCTGACCGTGTTTGGTTGTTGCCTCGCGCTCACCACTGTCATCTTCACTGCACTGGTCTTCTCCATGCTTACCACCAGGAGAAAGTACACCAAGGGGCGGATTAATGGCATAAGTAAAATGACTGGGAGAAAATGAGCGAGTGCTGTTGTTTGTCAGGTTGAAGTTGTTAAATGGAGTACACTGTATAGCATAACTACATATACTATAGTGATATGGTGAGATACTTTGTATCCTAATCGGTTACTGATGTGCTCTGATATGGTTAATAAAGGACCCAACAGGCTACTGAAATTGTCAATGCTCATTCATATGTATTAGCTGCCATTCCGGGTACATATGTACCTATTATTGTTCTTGTCTCATatcatatattaataaataaatgtgctgCTGAACACGGTAGCAAATCCAACAtgcttatttacttatttattacctatttatttatgtctaaaatgtctttttatgtgTCTGTATTCCCAccatcttgctactgtgacagtgaaattacccaaatacaggatgaataaaattatctaatctaatctaatgatgAAGGCAAATGACAATTGTTGTGTTTCTGCCACAGTATGAGACTGGATGAAACTATTTCTAGTTTTATGTCcagtatatttatttacagaTCTTTAGAACAAGAAACTTCTTAAGTTACAGGAAAATTCGAGGATATAGTATACTACTAATGAGGAATTTAGAAGCGCTTTGACGTTAAAGCATTTCTAGATGCGACAATGTCGCCGCCTAGTGGAACTAATGCAGATAGACTGTTGCTTATAAAAAGGAGTACAGTAGTAGTCATAATTAGTCCATTGGAATTAATTAAAAGAATACCTCATTTAATTTGTGTTCAGTTgataaaattgattttaaacTCTTTTTATATTGAATTTAGGTCGTTATTTAGGAGCCATAGCCACCCTGAATATCAGTTTTATGCATTTCAATgtgattaattttatttttaggttcTAAATGTAAGAATCAATCGTTTAAGTCAGCGAACGGGTAAACTGTTTCAATTAGTATTATAGttcatattgttattattattcgtATTAATTAAGTAATGAGTTTTTCCTCCAATGGTTTGGCGTCGatgctaaaacaaacaaacccccACCAAAAGCCTTAAACGCGTCACTTGATAAT from the Stigmatopora nigra isolate UIUO_SnigA chromosome 14, RoL_Snig_1.1, whole genome shotgun sequence genome contains:
- the klb gene encoding beta-klotho; the encoded protein is MPEYPSHSIIRYFLLPLLSLNTWHRVDGSIGEGRQMWQKPKPTPIGLEDAFLHGTFPPGFLWGTGTSAFQTEGSSGRDGRGPSIWDRFTQSKTADDGYARWAEDVRGLEFLGVKSYSFSLSWPRLFPDGNASGPANQLAVEHYGRLIEGLLEKKIEPMVTIHHWDLPLVLQEVYGGWKNPRLIEFFGDYADFCFRTFGKRVRYWQTMHNPYLVAVQGYGVGVHAPGETGGVAASLVVAHNLIRAHAKAWHIYNTEYRPTQKGSVSIVLGSHWVEPQKGQSTATNVDLCQQSMEAVLGWFAQPILGDGDYPASLKTKHGNLLPAFSTKEKLWVKNTSDFVALSFGPNNFRLGRNLSHFGQAVSPDLRRVLGWIKLEYGDLPIVVAEGGWFSEASVEREDTVAIYLMKRFINQVLQAIRLDGVQLLGYTAWSLLDGFEWNYGYTIRRGLFYTDFTHPNGNRTAKTSAQYYKQLIANNGFPQVEPSIEVRGRFPCDFHWGIADSTLQARFYPYSPQFTDPHVYSWNRTGDGSLRVIPGVKLHTNRSQCTDYLAIRSHLYLFASTGATHYRFALNWSLILPNGDLSNVNVKALRYYRCVLTELKKLDLVALVILYYPTHKAPNLGLPGALHASGGWLNYSTVEAFGQYAALCFQELGPRVRYWITVNEPNRLTDIYSDGNERRRAARNLLLAHAKAWRLHKQKYPDQRGAWVSLALHADWAEPANVFLLESHATAVEGFLLSELGRFLDPLLKVGYEEKKKSHRAEAPRETSHHLERDESFPTFTKIEREELRGALSFIALNHFTTRLVSPLPNNTQQKQGGNHGCLILSDPTWPSSHLGQALVPWGLRKILNWVTQRYGNALPVIVTGSGVDDQALFQDQMRLHYLKSYLQEALKAHQLDGVNLRGFYMWKLQDDHLPKYGLFSSTQQQSKAKASIDVYRQIIGQWGFPEDDAPHTCRFGNVRPACCVCEWVSDNKALTVFGCCLALTTVIFTALVFSMLTTRRKYTKGRINGISKMTGRK